The stretch of DNA ATCAGACTTGTATAGTGTGTCCAAGCGGTATGTAAATGAAAAAATGTCGAATCCCAAATTTGCAATAAAATCCGATTTAGATGGAGATTATTTGCGATATAGTCTTTATTACCCAACGATGTTCAGCTTTTCTAAAATGCTGGTTAGTCTCAAAATAAATGGCGCTTATCAGATAGAAATGAGATTTCGGGATGGGCGTGTTCGGTATAATATCACAACTCTGAGTTTAACCTTCGAGGAGGGTGGCAATGAGTTTTATATTGCAGCCAGTAAAATGAAAGGCTGGGCTATTTTTGATAATAAGGGAAAACTTTTGATGAAAAATGAAAAGCGAAAACTTGAAGACCATTTTAATAATGAAGTGAAGATGTTTATTGATTTCATTCAATCGGATGGAGCTAGTGTAAATGATAATTGGTAAATAAGAGCCGTTATACAAAACGAAATCTGATTAATTGAAACTAAAGTGATGAAGCTGTGGCAATTTTGGATGTATAAGTAAGAATAGAAGACATCCCCCTTTGAATTAAAAAGATAGGGAAATTTATACAAATTCAATAAGTTTTTTATTACCTTTGCACCCAGCTTTGTTTTAAAAATAAAAATAAATAAAAATAAAGGAAAAGAATCTAACATTTTTTGAATGAGGAACAATAGATTTAATCAAAAAAAAGAAGAGTTACACAAGATCAATAATAACATTCGAGCTAGAGAAGTTCGTTTAGTCGGAGATAATGTCGAGCAAGGGGTATACTCTATTGGTGAGGCTTTACGATTGGCTGATGAGCTTGAGCTTGACCTCGTTGAAATCTCTCCAACAGCAGAACCTCCTGTTTGTAGGATTACAGATTATCAGAAATTCCTCTATCAACAAAAGAAAAAGCAAAAAGAAGCCAAAGCCAAATCGGTGAAGGTGGTGGTGAAAGAAATTCGTTTCGGACCACAGACCGACGATCATGACTTCAACTTCAAGTTGAAACACGCCAAAGGATTCCTAGAAGAAGGTTCTAAGCTAAAGGCTTATGTATTCTTCAAGGGACGTTCTATCTTGTTTAAAGAACAAGGAGAGGTGTTGTTGCTTCGTTTTGCTACCGAGCTCGAAGACTACGGAAAAGTAGATCAGTTGCCGGCACTTGAAGGTAAGAGAATGATCATGATGATGTCTCCTAAAAAATCACCTGCAAAGGCTACTCCTGCTAAACCGAAGGAAGATAAGCCAAAGGTGAAAGTGGAAAAGAAAGAGGACGAAGAAAAAAGCGCAGAATAAGCAGTTCGAAAGAATTGCATTCGTATATAAATTAATTTAATTAATAAACTGAGATGCCAAAAAAGAAGACTAATTCCGGTGCCAAAAAGAGGTTTGCCCTTACCGGAACAGGAAAAATCAAAAGAAAACATGCTTTCAAAAGTCACATCTTGACTAAGAAAACAAAAAAACAGAAAAGAAACCTTACTCACACAACAACAGTAAGCAAGGTGGACGAAAAGTCTGTTAAGCAATTGTTGGGAATGAAATAATTGTATTTCTTAAAAGCAAGTTTTAAAGATTTATTAACCGGATGTATGCAGCAAAGTGTTTTTGAAATAAAAAAACCGCTATCATTCAAAACAACGTAAATTATGCCAAGATCAGTCAATCATGTTGCTTCGCGCAACCGCAGAAAAAAAGTTCTGAAATTAACAAGAGGTTACTATGGAGCCCGCAAAAATGTGTGGACAGTAGCCAAAAACACATGGGAAAAAGGTCTTACCTATGCTTTCCGTGACCGTCGTGCTAAAAAACGCAACTTCCGTGCACTTTGGATACAACGTATCAATGCTGCTGCACGTTTGGAAGGTATGTCTTACTCTCGCCTGATGGGCGCTCTTCACAAGAATGGAGTAGAGATCAACCGTAAAGTTCTTGCAGACCTTGCAATGAACCATCCGGAAGCGTTCAAAGCAATCGTAGATAAAGTAAAATAAAGAATATCTTTATATACAAAGAAAAAGCAACCCACTGTGGTTGCTTTTTTTGTTTCTATACGTTATCGAGTTTGTCTATTATGGGGCTTTTCTTCATCGTTGATTTTGTTATTGTATAAAAAAGCTATACTTTTGCAGCTCAGATAAGGATTTTGCTACTTGTGCTCCAGCGTTAGGGAAGAAAATAGGGAGTATGGGTATCCTTTTGTAAAGAGTTCTTTGCATACCCTAATAATTTAGATATACTAATTTTTAAATTATTTTGATTGATGAGTAAAAGCAAAATTTACCTGCCTCTCTTAGTGTTGGGAACTGCATTTTGGGGAATTTCGTTTCCTTTATCCAAAGATGCATTCGATTCTATCCACCCTTACACATTCATGTTTTATCGTTTCTTAATTGCAACTTTCATTCTGGCTTTGATATTCTACAAGCAGATTCCGAAGATAAACAGTGAAACAATCCGTAAAGGCGCTATTGCCGGGCTATTCCTTTTCATGGGTATTTGCTGGCAAACGGTGGGGTTGAAGTATACAAGTTCGTCCAATGCCTCGTTTATTGCGGGGGTAGAGGTTGTGCTGATTCCTTTGTTTACGTTCCTATTTATGAAAAGATCTATTCAGACACGAATGTGGGTGGCGTGTCTTCTGGCTTTAGCCGGGTTGTATATTATTGCCATGGCATCGGGTTTCTCAGACTTTAGGATCGGAGACCTGATGGTGTTTGTGGGGTCGTTGTTTTATTCGGTTTACATTTTGTATGTAGGCAAGATCAGCACAGATTCACGGTCTGAGGTAACGGCTATTCCGTTTGTTATCATACAGCTATCTGTTTGTGCTCTTTTGGCGGGCGCATTAACTGTATCTACGCAGGGCGTTGGGGCTGTCTCGATGTCGTTGCCTTTTGATGTATGGAAGGCACTCCTGTTTGTGGCCATTTTGTCTACGGCTTACATGTATTGTATCCAGAATGCGGCTCAGAAGTATATCGAGGCTGAGAAGATCGCTCTGACATACTTGTGCGAACCTATTTTTGCGACTGTATTTGCGTATATAATATTGAATGAAGAGATAACTAGCCGAACAGTGATTGGAGGTACACTGATTCTGTCGGCAATGCTTTTGGCGGAAGTAAACGTCATGGCTGTATACCGACGTATCAGGGCATTCTGTACTGTGAATTAAATTGAATGAACCGATTGTAGTCAAAAAGAGATATTCGCTGAGAGTGTCTCTTTTTGTTCTTTGTGGGAGGCTGTAAGATAATTTTGGATTGTATACAAAAGCTGGGAATAATTTTATATTTTTGTGTCGCCTAACGGCCCTGTAGTTTAATGGATAAAATAAAGGATTCCGGTTCCTTAGCTGTGGGTTCGATTCCCGCCAGGGTCACAAAAATTAGAGTTGTGAAAGCACTGTAATCTATTTGATTACAGCGCTTTTTTTCTTTTGTGTTTATTTTATGCCTATAAGGGCACTATAGAATATGAATTATTTGTAATACTTTTTGCAAAGCTCTGCGATTTCGAATAGCAGCTGATTGGTTACACCGATGCTTACTTGTCGTGTGTGAATGAGAATTTTGCTCTTTCCATAATGAACATTATAGTAGTTTCCTTTCGATAATATAGTCGTCTCCCCTGTCCATTTTACATCAAAGATATCCTCTATATCAAAATTAAATTTTTTTGGATAATGACCGCAAGCCATTATTACAATAGGAAATCTTTGAAAGAAATCCTTTTTAAATAATGATTTGCGTTTTTCTATACTTTCTTTAGTTAAATCATTATTTTTTAAATAGTTGCTGTTAGGTAAGCATATTTGACTTAGTTCTGTGATAAAACTATAATCAAGAAAATCATATTTGGGGATTTCCTTTCCAATTATAGTTTGTACCAACGTTTGATAATTTCTCCATGTTGGACTATTTGGCCAATCTTTCAAGGCATCTGTCTTTAATTGATCCAGTCGACCATTACCATTTAGCCAACAATCTAAATTATGTTCAGTAGAATATTTTTCCTGAAGTATTATGTTTTCTTTTTTATCAGGGTTAGGCATCTTTTTATTGTTCCAGCCACATTCTTTGCCTATGATCAGTATACGAGATGTGGGCGAACCTTCTCCCAAGAAAAATTTTTCTTTGCTGCAATACTCTAAGACATTGCTAAAATCAGTATTTTCCAATTCTTAAAAGATTATTATTTTATTTATCTATTTTATTTCTTACAAAAGAAAATTATTTATTCTGTTTATGCAAATTAATATGTCCCTTTTTATGTTTAAAAAGCATGCGAATCAGGCAGGTAATATACTAAAACAAAAAGATAAAGAAAACAGGTAGTGACTGACTAATATTGTCGTGGGCACAGGATAATTTAAAACCCTAATGTAAATCATGTATTTACATTAGGGTTTTTTGTATACTTAGGCTAATACTTCGTATTGTAAAATGGTGACAATATTCCAGCTCTCATCCTTTTTTATAGAGTCTTCTGCAATATTATTATTTTAGCTTTTTTAGTATGTAAGCTAAATGATAAGTTTCTTTCATATCCCAATCTTTATTAAAGGATACTTCCTCTACATAATTGGTTTCACCCTTAGGCAATATCTCATGAAGACGTTTATATCTGTTATCCTTTTCGTTTGTCTTTTTTGAGACCCACACATCAAATATCATGAGGGCATATAGGGAGTAATCCTCTGAATTTATATCAGCAAGACCATTGATGTTTATGTCTTTATTGGTAATACGTTCATAGTCCCGCAATAGAGATTCTTTCTTGTTCTCTCCTTGCAAACGCTTTGCTTCTATTAAAATAACAGCTTTGCTTTCTTCGTCTATAACGAGGGTATCAATATGTTCTCGTCCGGCAAGGCATGCCTCCTGCCAAATAATAGATTTAGGATAAGCCTTTCTATAGCAAGATGAAAAGTTAAATGTTAAATTTCGCTCAGTAAAACCGTTGGATTTGTGTGCCGGATAATATTTGCTTAATATCTGATTATAGCACTGTACTGTCTCTTTAAAGATGTTCTTTATTGTCTCATTCATAGTATAAGATGTTAGATTTACAGGTTGCATTGTCGCTTGCAATTTATAAATATTAATTGGGAAATAATGATTCTTGATATATTATCATTGATATGCTAATATTTTTTTCTGAAAAAATAAAACATCATCTCCAATACGATTTATCTTTCACCCCCTTGACTACAATCTCCTTACCCCTTCTTCATATCCAATAACTCAACCTTTCCGATGGGCATCTTCTTTTTTAAGAATATAAATTAACATTTTTTACGCTTTTTAGTGATTGTATAGCGAACTTTTTCGGAGGTGGGCTGTTTTATGTCTGTAGTTTTGTAAAGTTTGTGTTAAGGTTGGGAAGTCTGCGAAGTGATTTCGCGGGCTTCTTATTTATTTTATTCCTTTTGAAAATTTTTTAAATTTGTAGCGAATAGCTTTATAAATTACAAATATGAAAAAACTACTAACGCGAACTTTAATCTTATCTTTTTTTATCTCCCTCAATTCATGTATGGTAATCAATTCATTACTTGGGATTAATCAATGTAATTATCCGAATTGCGACAGGGAATGTGCCGATAATTGTAACTATTGCTCGTTCCATTGCGATGGTTATGGCCTCCCCGCTGATCTCAATGCCAGAACAGGGAAGTCAATTGATAAACAGTTGGAGCAATACCGAAACGATCAGAAGAGGAAGTGATTTCGATACTTTAAAAGAAAAGAGCATACACAAATATCGTCAGAAGCATAGCCGATATAGTAAAGAATGGGATAAACAAAAACTTATCCATCCTCTTGCTAATGAAAAGATAAACCAGAATATTAATAGAGACAATTAACCCTACAATATATGCTTTCATGGTTTTTCCTACAACCACAAAAGGATTATATAATAAATACGCATCGCTCGATTGTTGGGGATAGCCGTATAGTTTTTCTACTATATACCCTATTATCAGATATAGAAAAATAAGACCTAAAAGATATAAAAGGCTATATAAAGCACTGTACGCAACTTTTTTCATAAAGCAATCGTCGATTTCTGTATTTTTTGTCACAATTTATTCAAAAGACGAAAGTAGCAATAAGAAATCATTTTTTGATTGAACCGTTTCTCGATTATTACTTTTTCCATACGCAGAAATCTCATTTTAACAAAAATTCTTGCTTCCTCAGCTATTTTCTATATCTTTACACTCAAACAAACCGAGACAAAAATGAAAAAACTACTATCCATAATCCTACTACTCAGCCTGTCTGTAGCCTTCTATTCGTGTGGAGATGATATGGAAGAGGAAATGAAGAAACCCCAAGAATTTGTATGGAACGGCGATTGGAACGATCCTGCCGACCCTAATTTTAAGCCGGAAGGGTTTAATCCGATAAAGGGGGTATGGAAGCGTGTTAATACTACGCTGGGAGTTAAATATACAGAGGATTTCAAAGTATATGCATTAAACTTCTATTCTTTTGATGGGTATGATGAAAAATATGTGGGTAACTATGTTGTTAATAATAAAGCATATAGATATGGGAAAGCGGATATTATAGAACGTTATAAAATAGAAGGCAACATTTTAACTGTTTATTTTCATTTAATTGATATTGACGATAAAAATCGAGATGAGATATATGTAAGAATAGAGCCTTGAGAAAAATGAAGAAGCTGCTATTGATAAACATCGCTAGCAGCATCGTTATTATAATCTTATCCTATTTTCCTTATCAGTTTCATTGTACCTTGTCCTTTTTTTAATGGATCGTAGCCATCTACTTCAGCTATATGGTACAAGTCTCCATTTAGCTTTATCAGCGATTTGTTTAAACGGCTATATTCTTCGGCTGTCAGGTAGCAATCTACAATCGTATAACAGTTATCGTTGTTCGTTAGTAGCAAGAAGAAGCTTTTCATAATCGAATCATGCTCATTCTTATAGTTCAGCATCAACCTGTGCTGAGAGTCATTATATACATTATCCACTAAAGCAATATCAACAGCTACTTTGTCAATCTCATTTATCGTTAGATTTACAAAGCCTGACTTATACCAGAAACGTTGTGCTTTGTCATAATATTTATTACTCATCATTTCTGCATAATCATACTTGTTTTCCCATACTTCATGATCTGCAATTATAGGAACCATGATAAAAGGATCTTTGTCAGCTTCGTCTTGTCTTAAACCCTTATGCCAATTGTAGGAGAACGAAGACGTTTGTGATAGCTTTGTGGTTTCGTTGCTCCCTGTGTAGTATTGTCCGCCGCCTTTGTCGCCGGCATCTATCTTCTTTTGCTCATAGCCTTTTTCGTCTGTCACATATTCTTCAATAGTGTCGTAATATCCTTCCTCTCCTGTGTCTACCGTGAACCCCAGCTCATAGAGATAGGGAAGTTTAAGAGATTCATTTCTGCGCTGCACTACATTTGCGCGCCTGTCCAGATCGATAATATCCGATAGGTCGTCCGCTATATCACTTCCTTTTATTTTCAGTTCAAAGCTTGTCTCTCCTGTATTGATCAGCCTTAGATTAAAGGCTTTACAAAAGTTCTCAATCCAATCGTTTACTTTCACCTCTGCCGGTAAGAATCTGATAAGGTTTACCTCCTCTTTGTTGAAGGATGATTCATCGTTCCAATTCATTGGGCCTGTAACTATATCAGATTTGTTTGCTACAAGCCATTTTATAGAATGCTGAAAAGGCTCCAATGAAAGACTATAATCTACAGAGTGATTGTAAATTGTAAAAGGAATTCCTTTTCCTTCGCTGAATGATATATCTATTATATCCAAAGTTTCGCCTTTTTCCAGCCAGATCACCTGATTAATTTCACCATAGGCACTTTTATTGTTGGCTCTTTTCGCATACGTTTCTTTATTAAGATCTACCTTATAGCTATTAGGTCCTTCTCGGTTAGAATATACATATCCCGAACTTTTTATAGCCGAGTATGCCCGTTCGGTTACTCCATCACTCCCAAGGGGCAGAGTCCACGATGGTCCCCCAAAAATAGCCATTGGGTTGCAATGGTCGTTGTCTAGAGGGTTTGTATAAGTATCTTCTCCATATTTTCCAAAGGCAAACCCTGCTATAAAATCTTTGTTCTGCTTCGGGTCGATAAAGTTTACTTCCCCTTTTCGAGGAAAAACAGCATCAGGCATTCCAACGGTTTGATTCCTATTGTTGTAGTAAAATGTATTGTCAAATTTTGTAGTTTCGGCATTGCCCGTATAATTGCGGATTATTTTTATTTCGGTATGTACCGTATCCAAATTCCCTCTTTTTATTCTAACCAACGGATCGTCATGTTCTTGATCCAGCATCTCTAACTTTGCCTTAAACGTAAGTTTATACAATCCTGTTGCAGGTATTCTGAGGGTTCTTTGCATACCTTCATTTGTTATATTCTTGCCGTTATCAGAGATTGCTGTTACCCGATGATTACTAGCTCCGAAATAATTAATGACGATTCGCTGTCTGCCATCAAATATTTGATGCCCCAATCCAATTTCCCTTATTGGCCATGCATCCAAGCCTATTACAGGTTGCCAGTTGCCCGATATTTCCATTCTAGAAGGTGGCCACGGCAGTTCGTAATCATTATTATTTTTGTAACTTACATATAAGTTCTTTATCCGTTCGTCATCCGCTGCACTTCCTGTGAGCGAATAACCGGCGTTGCCGAATATTTTTTTTAGCATGTGGATACAGTTCACCGATGGCGGAAAATGATCTAATTTCAATCTAACAGATTTGTCAAACACATCTTTTGCAGAATAGATATTATTAGACGGGTACTTCGGCAACAACCCATACAGCACCAACGGAAATATACAAGGCGATATTTCTCCATATACCGATTTGTCGTGTCCCCCTGTATTATATCGTGTGATATCATCTACCCCTGTAAACTGAATAAGCCACTTCCCTGCCTGATTCATCATCGTTTCGCCAAAGATATCCTTTGCGGTGAGAGGAGCAGGCACTCCCAAGTTGCCTTTGTAACTGTCTTGCGTGATCTCGCTCAAGCGGAATTTACCGTCGAGGATAAGGATACCATCCACATACAGGCGAGCGTCTTCATAGATGCGAAACTTGCCCTGTACCTCCTCCACATTCACATGGCTGAAAATCTCGTTGTTGTTGGGTGTGGCAGGCAGCGTTATCTCGTAAGACATCTGTGCGTCTTTTACGCTCAACTCGGCAGGATTGATAAACTGGCGTTTTAGACGTATGCCGAGGCTCTCGGGACTGTTGATGTCGCAAAGGCGGTTTTTGATGTATAGTTCTATGCTCATGATTTGTATTGATTTGTAAATTAAGTGACTGTTTAGTATTTGTTATGCTTCCCAGCGGCCGGGATAACAAAAGCAACAATTCGTTTATTCATATCTATCTCCTTCCCTTTATGATCGAATAGCTCAACTCCGAACCACGTTCCATCAGCTTGTTGAGGCAGACATACCGTTGCGCATCTATCGAGTGGTTGTAGCGGTCGATGGGGCGGTTTGTAGCCTCGCCGTTGATGTCGGTCTGCCAGCGATAGTTGCGGTACTCGTTGATGATATTCGTGCTTCGCTGCGTGATGCGCTTGCGGTAACGGTTGAGTATCGAGATACCTGTAACGATGCTGTCCTTGCCTTTCTGTGCAGGCTCTACTCTCCATCCTTGCGACCTTATCTCGCTGATGCTCTTCGGCTCTGCACTATCGGCTACGATAGGGATGTCTTGTGCTATGCCGTAAGACCGCAGGGCGTTGGATATCATCATATTGTCGTACCCTTTGTCGTATAGCAATTCGTCTATCCACAGCTCGCCTTCCGACAGGCGCATGTCTACTATTGCCGTAGGGTCGTTGGTGAACCCGAAGTCTATGCCTATCCAGCGGTTTTTGTAGGTATGGGGCATCTCTTTCACTACCTCCCAATTGGTCATAATAGACCCTTTGAGCGAACCTGTAAGCCCTTCGCCATACACCTGCCACCAGTTTTTGTCGCCTCGGTTCGATTCTATTTCTTTCACCTGCGCCTCCGTCAGATACTCGTTGTCTTTGTATGTGGAATGAATCAGTATGGCATCGTCGTTTAGCAGTACTTTCTGGTCGAGCCAGAACTCAAAGCAGGGGTTGCAGTCCAAAAATATCGTATCGGTGGTACGGATAGCCAATTGTCTGAACACTTCATATTCTATATTTATGCACTCGTTGATATACAAAATATTTCGGCTCGGGCCATGTACTTTAGATGGATTATCTGCCGAGAAAAATTCGATAATGCAGTTGTTTATCCTGTAAATCTTATCCGTTGCGTTCCACTGTCGGGCATTCCATTTATTCTCCTTTTGCAGGATTTCTTTAAAGTCTCGGATACAACCTTTTTTGAGGTGCGGCATCGATTCCGATACAATGGATATTACCCTCGGCTTATCCGAATATTCGGCAATAAAAAACAGTAATTGCAACAAGCTGTATGTCTTCGACGAACGTGTAGAACCTTTGTTTACAATATACCTGTAAGGGTAGTTGTAAGCTTTCAGATTTTTGTCAAATACGGTTGTTGTGTTCATTGTATATTTTCTCTTGTTTTCTCTCTTTTTTCTTTTCGCCTTTAGTGTCTATCCTTCTGCCGTCCTTAAGGGAGCCGTCCTTAGGAGTTTGTAACCTTTCGTCCTTAGGGGTTTGTAACCTTTCGTCCTTAGGGGTTTGCAACCCCTAAACCTTACTGTAAGGATTTGAAATCCTGATAAGAACCACTTTCGGATTGCAAATCCGAAAGAACGTTTACAATCAACGGAGATTGCAAATCCGAAAGGACGGTGGGATTGCAATTAGCAATCAACGGAGTGTAACGTAGCTAAATCCGAAAGGATGGAAGAACGTTGCGTATTGGCTAGTTATACGAATCAGAATAATGATACTTCATCTCCACCCTGTAAAGCTCGTCCTTAGAATTTGGCTTTATATTCATCTCGTCTACAATGATGTATCGCTGTGTAGCCAGCTCGTAAACCATGCGTGACGCACTCATTTCCTTGAGCCAGTTGCATACTTCCCTGCGCACAGGCATTGTTTGCACGGTGAACTGCTCGGTAACGGTTTTGCTATACACCGATTCGATGTCGCTACTCGTTGTAAAATGAGGAGTCTGCGTTTTGAATATTGTATTAGCCTCAGCCTTGAAATCGGTGTGCTCCGTTCCCGAAAAGTTGAAACTGCTCCATCCGCCCAGTCGGTTGAGGAATGCAAAATCCTTTATCTTATACAGGCATTCGGGAAGTATGCCGAACGTGAGTTCGTGGCTTATCTGTATGGCTTGCGACTCGTAGGCCGAATATATCAGATACGCACGAACAAGACCTGTGTTGGGGTATTGGTGGAGCAGGCTGTCGATATCAAGCTTGATGGTATTTACCATAAAAAAATCCTTGCGGGCTTTCAGGTGCTTAGTCTCTTTCGCTATCATTTGCCCCGATTGCGACAACAGCTCATAACAGATGCCAAACTTATACTCATCAGCAATGTTTTTGCTATGCTCGGCATCGGACAGTATGAAATTGAAATACTGTGTTTGCCCCTTTATATGAAAGAGCTGAGGCTGATTGGTCAACGGCTTTACCCTCTTTATGGCTTCGACGTTTTTAAACCTTTCTTTTGTGTCGAACACATAGTCAGAAAGGTCGTTTTTCTCCAACGTGCGGTTGTATCCGGCGATGGAGTAGAGTACAGACGAATGGTAAAACGGCGTGGTGTGAGAAACGGTTTTGTCGGTGATCACACGTTTTGCTGTAAACCGAAAATCTTTGATCGTTCCCGTGTCAACCCAGTCCTCTGCCTTCAGAAAGGTTGTGGGTATCGTATTGTTTTCCAGTATATTTGTATTGAACCACAGCGGGGTATATGAATATGCTTTGGTAAGCGTTATTGCCTTTGTATCCATATTGTCGTTCGAGGGGGTGTCGTCTTCGCCAAGGAATATGCCTGTGTCTTTGTACATATCGAGGTGTATCCCCACGTTGTCATAACCGATAGCGATCGTGTCTGTGCCTGCGGGATAAGTCTCTGCGGGATTGCCTGCGACACCGAAAAAAGTTCTGTCTCTGCCATTGCTGTTTTTTCGAA from Dysgonomonas mossii encodes:
- a CDS encoding DUF4468 domain-containing protein, which produces MKKTLLITLILGVISLSCFSQQFELTPEGLRDAADTSKDFLVIPVDGKSASDLYSVSKRYVNEKMSNPKFAIKSDLDGDYLRYSLYYPTMFSFSKMLVSLKINGAYQIEMRFRDGRVRYNITTLSLTFEEGGNEFYIAASKMKGWAIFDNKGKLLMKNEKRKLEDHFNNEVKMFIDFIQSDGASVNDNW
- the infC gene encoding translation initiation factor IF-3, with the protein product MRNNRFNQKKEELHKINNNIRAREVRLVGDNVEQGVYSIGEALRLADELELDLVEISPTAEPPVCRITDYQKFLYQQKKKQKEAKAKSVKVVVKEIRFGPQTDDHDFNFKLKHAKGFLEEGSKLKAYVFFKGRSILFKEQGEVLLLRFATELEDYGKVDQLPALEGKRMIMMMSPKKSPAKATPAKPKEDKPKVKVEKKEDEEKSAE
- the rpmI gene encoding 50S ribosomal protein L35, which translates into the protein MPKKKTNSGAKKRFALTGTGKIKRKHAFKSHILTKKTKKQKRNLTHTTTVSKVDEKSVKQLLGMK
- the rplT gene encoding 50S ribosomal protein L20 — translated: MPRSVNHVASRNRRKKVLKLTRGYYGARKNVWTVAKNTWEKGLTYAFRDRRAKKRNFRALWIQRINAAARLEGMSYSRLMGALHKNGVEINRKVLADLAMNHPEAFKAIVDKVK
- a CDS encoding DMT family transporter, with the protein product MSKSKIYLPLLVLGTAFWGISFPLSKDAFDSIHPYTFMFYRFLIATFILALIFYKQIPKINSETIRKGAIAGLFLFMGICWQTVGLKYTSSSNASFIAGVEVVLIPLFTFLFMKRSIQTRMWVACLLALAGLYIIAMASGFSDFRIGDLMVFVGSLFYSVYILYVGKISTDSRSEVTAIPFVIIQLSVCALLAGALTVSTQGVGAVSMSLPFDVWKALLFVAILSTAYMYCIQNAAQKYIEAEKIALTYLCEPIFATVFAYIILNEEITSRTVIGGTLILSAMLLAEVNVMAVYRRIRAFCTVN
- a CDS encoding PBSX family phage terminase large subunit, with product MNTTTVFDKNLKAYNYPYRYIVNKGSTRSSKTYSLLQLLFFIAEYSDKPRVISIVSESMPHLKKGCIRDFKEILQKENKWNARQWNATDKIYRINNCIIEFFSADNPSKVHGPSRNILYINECINIEYEVFRQLAIRTTDTIFLDCNPCFEFWLDQKVLLNDDAILIHSTYKDNEYLTEAQVKEIESNRGDKNWWQVYGEGLTGSLKGSIMTNWEVVKEMPHTYKNRWIGIDFGFTNDPTAIVDMRLSEGELWIDELLYDKGYDNMMISNALRSYGIAQDIPIVADSAEPKSISEIRSQGWRVEPAQKGKDSIVTGISILNRYRKRITQRSTNIINEYRNYRWQTDINGEATNRPIDRYNHSIDAQRYVCLNKLMERGSELSYSIIKGRR